From the Primulina tabacum isolate GXHZ01 chromosome 15, ASM2559414v2, whole genome shotgun sequence genome, one window contains:
- the LOC142526086 gene encoding uncharacterized protein LOC142526086, whose product MRRRRRFIQRKREVGHLKLVNDYLPRTCVSGSYISKKICITNALEVYSSYFAIRKRLLPLRNYTDAIRQLAYGVSADLLDEYLRIGESADIECLSSSAKLWLSYLVIDTSEDRMQMMFNVFFKYIKKGKELYAPEMKK is encoded by the coding sequence ATGCGACGAAGAAGAAGGTTCATCCAAAGAAAACGTGAAGTCGGTCACTTGAAGCTCGTCAATGATTATTTACCACGAACTTGTGTATCTGGATCATATATTTCGAAGAAGATATGCATTACGAATGCACTTGAGGTTTATTCATCGTATTTTGCTATCAGAAAAAGATTGTTACCATTACGAAATTACACGGATGCTATTCGTCAATTAGCTTATGGAGTGTCTGCTGACCTTCTTGACGAGTACCTACGTATAGGTGAATCAGCTGATATCGAGTGTCTTTCAAGTTCTGCCAAATTGTGGTTGAGTTATTTGGTGATCGATACTTCAGAAGATCGAATGCAGATGATGTTCAACGTTTTCTTCAAATACATTAAGAAAGGCAAGGAATTGTATGCACCAGAAATGAAAAAATAG